From the genome of Candidatus Roizmanbacteria bacterium, one region includes:
- a CDS encoding class I SAM-dependent methyltransferase encodes MKITRCPICQSVTTRNYAKRDNYSYRHCIKCNHVFLFPIPSSSSLLDLYSGDYEFRVNATARNRFEKQADTILKNMRRLNPQGKTLLDVGAGYGTFVEMGLRNQLKAVGIEPARNLYRQAKTRLGDKIIHTDLNEFVKRNNKLFDFISLIHVVEHVENPAITLSTLYQLLKLNGVLYVETPNIDSFLSDAEKSNYTFLTPPDHLNLFSSRSFKTLLNSLDLPLKASYSTYSYPEHFVGILRSSKSKLFHNHVSTIGSTQKTNTKNNDTVSDLPFFDRVVAPALTPLLNIGNRGSILQIYIQKMN; translated from the coding sequence ATGAAAATTACACGATGTCCGATTTGCCAAAGTGTCACAACGAGAAACTATGCAAAGAGAGATAACTATTCATATCGTCACTGCATAAAATGTAATCATGTATTCCTTTTTCCGATACCCTCTTCATCATCGCTTCTAGATCTGTACTCGGGAGATTATGAGTTTCGAGTAAATGCTACCGCAAGAAATAGATTCGAAAAACAAGCCGATACCATCCTGAAGAATATGAGGCGGCTCAACCCTCAAGGTAAGACTCTCCTTGATGTGGGAGCAGGTTATGGCACCTTCGTGGAGATGGGACTCAGAAATCAACTGAAGGCGGTTGGGATAGAACCTGCGCGTAATCTATATCGGCAAGCAAAAACTAGGCTGGGAGATAAGATAATTCACACAGATCTAAATGAATTTGTAAAAAGGAATAATAAACTCTTTGATTTCATTTCATTAATACATGTGGTTGAACATGTGGAAAATCCGGCCATTACTCTTTCCACTTTATATCAGTTACTCAAGCTAAATGGTGTCCTCTATGTCGAAACTCCTAATATCGATAGCTTCCTCTCCGATGCAGAAAAATCCAACTACACATTTCTCACTCCACCAGATCATCTTAATTTGTTTTCTTCTAGATCTTTCAAAACATTACTTAATTCCTTAGACCTACCTTTGAAAGCAAGTTATTCCACCTACAGTTATCCTGAGCATTTCGTAGGTATTTTGAGATCATCGAAATCAAAGCTGTTTCACAACCATGTTTCAACCATTGGAAGCACTCAGAAAACAAATACGAAGAATAACGATACGGTCTCCGATCTTCCATTTTTTGATAGGGTAGTGGCCCCAGCACTTACTCCCCTCTTGAACATTGGAAATAGGGGAAGCATACTTCAGATATATATTCAAAAAATGAATTGA
- a CDS encoding YvcK family protein, with the protein MAALSDILGSQKDAIAKTGQILRINGTVVPVTYTNTHLFAEYENGLILNEEHFIDEPKHDGTLKINKLYLEPNGVANPDALQAIKEADYILIGPGDLYTSILPNVLVQGIAEAIKNSSAKKIYTLNLMTKYGQTYGFSAQDHLRVLEKYLLHAPIDYVIVNDGLLPAEVLKLYEEQHEFPVKNDLEDSENLKVIREDFLGSEQSTQSKSDALKRSLIRHNPEKLARAIMKIVEPSPNQVVGE; encoded by the coding sequence ATGGCAGCTCTTTCTGACATCCTAGGATCTCAAAAAGATGCAATTGCCAAAACAGGGCAGATCTTACGAATTAATGGAACCGTGGTTCCGGTGACCTATACGAATACACATCTCTTTGCTGAATACGAGAATGGACTCATTCTCAATGAGGAGCATTTCATTGATGAGCCGAAGCATGACGGGACACTCAAAATTAATAAATTATATTTAGAACCGAACGGAGTAGCTAATCCTGACGCACTACAAGCAATAAAGGAAGCTGACTATATTCTCATAGGGCCAGGAGATTTATATACAAGTATTCTCCCGAACGTTCTCGTACAAGGGATTGCAGAAGCGATCAAAAACTCCTCAGCTAAAAAGATCTATACGCTGAACTTAATGACCAAGTACGGTCAGACCTACGGTTTCTCAGCACAGGACCATTTACGGGTTCTTGAGAAGTATTTACTACATGCTCCCATAGATTATGTAATCGTGAACGATGGGCTCCTTCCCGCAGAAGTTCTCAAGCTCTATGAAGAGCAGCATGAGTTTCCGGTGAAGAACGATCTCGAGGACAGTGAAAATCTCAAGGTTATTCGGGAGGACTTTTTAGGATCCGAACAGAGCACTCAATCGAAGAGTGATGCCCTAAAACGAAGTCTCATTCGTCATAATCCAGAAAAACTTGCTCGTGCAATTATGAAGATCGTTGAGCCTTCACCTAATCAAGTGGTCGGGGAGTAA
- a CDS encoding glycosyltransferase family 2 protein, producing the protein MKHRLSVIMVTRNADELLFQSIKSVKDIADEIVVVDAGSTDRTLSILKSFNINPIATRLNHLGKNKSKALSRATGDLVLALDSDEIVSPSLIRTIKSLKRRKILADGYIIPFRNHFLGRRLRYGGENYRMLRLAKRRKVNIKNVSVHESLVLNSKHFVNLGSPIMHYSYRTLHQMYGKFTTYALNEATERYKKGEQSSFKKVTFYPVHMFWARLIQDKGYKDGFFRLPLDLGFAYMEFLTYSSLAIKNLKK; encoded by the coding sequence GTGAAACATAGATTAAGCGTTATCATGGTGACGCGCAATGCGGACGAGCTCCTTTTTCAGTCCATAAAAAGTGTCAAAGACATTGCCGATGAGATAGTTGTGGTGGATGCGGGTTCGACCGACCGCACTTTATCGATTCTCAAATCTTTCAATATAAATCCCATCGCAACTCGATTAAATCACCTCGGAAAAAATAAATCGAAAGCCTTGTCTCGAGCCACAGGAGATCTGGTTCTGGCACTTGACTCGGATGAAATTGTTTCTCCTTCATTAATTCGTACCATTAAAAGTCTAAAAAGACGAAAGATTCTTGCAGATGGTTACATCATTCCATTCCGGAATCATTTCCTTGGTAGACGACTGCGCTATGGCGGTGAAAATTATCGTATGCTACGACTTGCGAAACGTCGTAAAGTTAACATAAAAAACGTGTCGGTACATGAGTCGCTTGTTTTAAACTCAAAACACTTCGTAAATCTTGGTTCGCCTATAATGCACTACTCGTATCGGACGCTACATCAGATGTATGGAAAATTCACCACGTATGCACTTAACGAAGCAACTGAGAGGTATAAGAAAGGAGAGCAATCCTCATTTAAGAAGGTGACTTTTTACCCTGTACATATGTTTTGGGCAAGATTAATTCAGGATAAAGGTTATAAAGATGGATTTTTTAGGTTACCGCTAGATCTCGGTTTTGCCTATATGGAGTTTCTAACTTACTCGTCCTTAGCAATTAAGAACCTGAAGAAATGA
- a CDS encoding YvcK family protein produces MLKGLTRYPVHLTAIVSMSDSGGSNKRIRDEFGLLPTSDIRSCLVALAAEDGESELMRKLFMYRFEKGEGISGMTFEISLWQLFLTS; encoded by the coding sequence GTACATCTCACTGCGATCGTTTCGATGAGTGATTCGGGAGGGAGCAATAAGCGTATCAGAGATGAGTTTGGATTGCTGCCAACTTCGGATATTCGTTCCTGTCTTGTTGCGCTCGCAGCAGAAGACGGAGAATCGGAACTGATGCGCAAACTCTTCATGTATCGTTTTGAAAAGGGAGAAGGAATTTCTGGAATGACCTTTGAAATCTCTTTATGGCAGCTCTTTCTGACATCCTAG
- a CDS encoding class I SAM-dependent methyltransferase has translation MRKNIDNYVEKFERVIERMSMFVSEGNILDVGGGFGLFSDLISREKHLKVTMIEPHLKPFFLEGNKRVTWVKKQFMNFRGRRGTYSAITFLDVLEHFKDPLEVLQKTRILLKEKGYVVVLLPNYQSTMRLLSNNWPWWMLEDHYFHFSRQSLKKIFDISGFRLVYLESFENRNDFWLSLQGNYKWIQNIYFRKLLKILTIPALFIGYLILRPLLWRLYNGGLLLAIAQKK, from the coding sequence GTGCGTAAAAATATTGATAATTATGTAGAAAAGTTTGAACGAGTAATAGAGAGAATGAGTATGTTTGTGAGCGAAGGAAATATTCTCGACGTTGGAGGTGGTTTCGGTCTTTTTTCAGATCTTATTTCCCGTGAGAAACATCTGAAGGTTACGATGATAGAGCCACACTTGAAACCATTTTTCCTGGAAGGGAATAAGCGAGTTACTTGGGTAAAGAAACAGTTCATGAACTTTAGGGGAAGAAGAGGTACGTACTCAGCAATTACTTTCTTGGATGTGCTTGAACACTTTAAAGATCCTTTGGAGGTTCTACAGAAGACTCGAATTCTCTTGAAGGAAAAGGGGTATGTTGTAGTACTCCTACCAAACTATCAAAGCACTATGCGACTCCTCTCAAATAACTGGCCTTGGTGGATGCTAGAGGATCACTACTTTCATTTCTCAAGGCAATCACTGAAGAAAATCTTTGACATTTCAGGTTTCCGTTTGGTGTACCTAGAATCCTTTGAAAATAGAAATGATTTCTGGCTTAGTCTACAAGGCAACTATAAATGGATACAAAATATATATTTTCGAAAACTGCTAAAAATATTAACGATACCTGCTCTATTTATTGGATATCTCATTCTTAGACCTCTGTTATGGAGGTTGTATAATGGTGGATTACTTCTAGCAATTGCACAAAAAAAGTGA